From a region of the Paenibacillus sp. FSL R10-2734 genome:
- a CDS encoding AraC family transcriptional regulator, which produces MTYLKTSADVPVHFTAAGEFISESPWRHVERAMGNYELIIGVNETVYLSEENKQFEVGPEEALLLMPNRTHVGYRESRPGVKFYWFHFELTSEGTLLSGEEMKAEAEEIFSRPQRLWSVLDLYLPQLIRIEHSDRIHILASQILHVANSGYLTYSSVNYLMTSLLIELSEHALQPFTTKLIRAQQDVTFVKIAEWTRIHVSEPLTVAIIAKKFNYNKDYLARLFKQHTSMGPLEYIHSVRISKAKELLTRTALSVRDIAVETGFTDDKYFMRLFRKYENMTPTQYRNAYHKTFMNNN; this is translated from the coding sequence ATGACCTATTTGAAGACAAGTGCAGATGTACCTGTTCATTTTACGGCGGCAGGTGAATTTATCTCTGAGTCCCCATGGCGGCATGTCGAGCGTGCTATGGGCAACTACGAACTAATCATTGGCGTGAACGAAACGGTCTATTTAAGTGAGGAGAACAAACAATTCGAGGTCGGTCCTGAGGAAGCCCTCCTGCTCATGCCTAATCGCACGCATGTCGGATATAGAGAGTCGCGACCTGGGGTTAAATTTTATTGGTTCCATTTTGAATTAACTAGTGAGGGAACGTTGCTGAGTGGGGAAGAAATGAAAGCGGAGGCTGAAGAAATTTTTTCGCGCCCGCAGCGCCTATGGTCCGTACTCGACCTATATCTGCCGCAGCTCATACGAATCGAACATAGTGACCGGATTCATATTCTAGCGAGTCAAATCCTACATGTAGCCAATTCAGGGTATTTAACCTATTCCAGTGTTAATTATTTGATGACCTCACTCTTAATTGAGCTGTCCGAGCACGCCCTTCAGCCGTTTACCACCAAACTGATTCGCGCGCAGCAAGACGTCACCTTCGTCAAAATCGCCGAATGGACAAGAATACATGTAAGCGAACCTCTTACCGTGGCGATCATCGCGAAGAAATTTAATTACAACAAAGATTATTTAGCTCGGCTGTTTAAGCAGCATACCTCCATGGGGCCACTCGAATATATTCATTCGGTACGTATAAGCAAAGCAAAGGAGCTTCTGACCAGAACGGCACTAAGCGTGAGAGACATCGCCGTAGAGACGGGCTTTACCGACGATAAATATTTCATGCGACTCTTTCGGAAATACGAGAACATGACGCCAACCCAGTATCGTAATGCTTATCATAAGACGTTTATGAATAATAATTGA
- the infC gene encoding translation initiation factor IF-3 produces MAVLINEQIRASEVVLTGLRGEKLGIVSREEALAMARSAGADLVCTSLMSNPPPCSLTAKGKAKAAAQKEAAATRKASAGNAAKGGSKEKVKELRFTAHIEEHDYDTKLRQAEKHLRSGKPVQLVVKASGVKESAASKAVIERLVTDLKEVGTRDTGIQTGGKGSQVKLNPR; encoded by the coding sequence GTGGCCGTATTAATCAACGAACAAATTAGAGCGTCCGAAGTAGTGCTTACTGGACTTAGAGGTGAGAAGCTAGGCATTGTGTCCAGAGAAGAGGCATTGGCAATGGCTCGTTCAGCAGGTGCCGATCTCGTATGCACCTCGCTAATGAGCAACCCGCCACCTTGCAGCCTGACCGCGAAGGGCAAGGCAAAAGCTGCCGCACAGAAGGAAGCAGCGGCAACACGCAAGGCGAGCGCAGGCAACGCAGCAAAAGGGGGCAGCAAGGAGAAGGTCAAGGAACTGCGCTTCACTGCTCATATTGAAGAGCATGATTACGATACGAAGCTTCGTCAGGCAGAGAAGCATCTCCGCTCCGGTAAGCCAGTACAATTAGTCGTGAAGGCATCCGGCGTCAAAGAATCCGCCGCTTCCAAGGCCGTGATCGAGCGACTAGTGACTGACCTGAAGGAAGTCGGAACGAGGGACACTGGCATCCAGACAGGCGGTAAAGGTTCGCAGGTGAAATTAAATCCGCGTTGA
- a CDS encoding sigma-70 family RNA polymerase sigma factor has protein sequence MFQYIEEARQGDRQAFEQIVRHFTPMANAVAYEKLHDYQLAEDAVQEAFTEAFLHLNKLQAVEAFPGWFKAIVARQCYRILRRKQHPALPYDEAVQATESSFSVADIIEKKEAQRLVLESIAALTSNMRIAVQLYYFQGYSLQEIADFLGTSVSVLKKRLFDARRKLKGALPVADVLSVFNQLYEGGKGVLHIVNGDVVGDKLRQGIVKGDVLVWREVYSHGPVFLEPTEKDNRVVRAQYLEQTMGIPQMEFIQGSESQEKILADFHKYEEVVLWFEHDLFDQTMLCYLLHWFSKQRKGSTKLSLLCIGEYPGIELFRGLGQLSVKQMETLSGTWKLIGDKELEVGQALWEAYVSPNPESLQQCLTTDTSALPFAHDAFEAHLSRFPSTYNGLGIVEQTTLEMILTGINAPYELFAKVGDKLHILGMGDLQFWHILRKMAEQPYPLLQVDGSEEFPGYKESSMQLKDCELVLTELGKSVMSGKEDWAEKKGIDEWYGGVHLQGVDPRWRWNLSSQTIQ, from the coding sequence ATGTTTCAATATATCGAAGAGGCTAGGCAAGGAGACCGTCAAGCTTTTGAACAGATCGTTAGGCATTTTACACCGATGGCAAATGCAGTAGCGTACGAAAAGCTGCATGATTATCAATTAGCGGAAGATGCAGTGCAAGAAGCCTTCACAGAAGCCTTTTTACATTTGAATAAATTACAAGCAGTAGAAGCGTTCCCGGGTTGGTTTAAAGCTATTGTGGCAAGGCAATGTTATCGTATTTTACGAAGAAAGCAGCATCCTGCATTACCCTACGATGAAGCTGTGCAAGCGACAGAATCCTCATTTTCTGTTGCAGACATCATTGAGAAAAAAGAAGCCCAGCGACTCGTACTCGAGTCTATAGCTGCATTAACGTCCAATATGCGGATCGCCGTTCAATTATATTATTTTCAAGGATACTCTTTACAAGAGATTGCTGATTTCTTAGGGACTTCGGTTTCGGTATTGAAGAAGCGTCTTTTTGATGCTCGCCGCAAGCTGAAAGGTGCACTACCTGTAGCTGATGTTCTTTCTGTGTTCAACCAACTGTACGAAGGAGGAAAAGGTGTGCTTCATATAGTAAATGGAGATGTAGTGGGAGATAAGCTGCGTCAAGGAATCGTGAAAGGTGATGTACTAGTATGGAGAGAGGTATATTCTCATGGGCCGGTCTTTTTAGAGCCTACAGAAAAGGATAACCGCGTAGTACGAGCGCAATATTTGGAGCAAACGATGGGGATTCCGCAGATGGAATTCATACAGGGCAGCGAGAGTCAGGAAAAAATATTAGCTGACTTTCATAAATATGAAGAAGTGGTGTTATGGTTCGAGCATGATCTATTCGACCAGACGATGTTATGCTACTTGCTCCATTGGTTCTCAAAGCAGAGGAAGGGATCAACGAAGCTAAGCTTATTGTGCATTGGAGAGTATCCGGGAATTGAGTTATTTCGGGGTCTTGGACAGCTATCTGTGAAGCAAATGGAAACTTTATCGGGAACATGGAAGTTAATCGGAGACAAGGAGCTAGAAGTTGGCCAAGCACTCTGGGAAGCATATGTATCACCGAATCCAGAATCTTTGCAACAATGTTTAACTACGGATACGTCAGCTTTACCATTTGCACATGACGCTTTCGAGGCGCATTTATCGCGTTTCCCATCTACATATAATGGACTGGGGATTGTAGAACAGACCACGCTGGAGATGATCCTTACTGGAATTAACGCTCCGTATGAGTTGTTCGCAAAAGTAGGGGATAAGCTTCACATCTTAGGCATGGGCGATCTGCAATTTTGGCATATTCTAAGAAAGATGGCAGAACAACCGTATCCCTTGCTGCAAGTTGATGGTTCAGAAGAATTCCCTGGCTATAAAGAATCATCGATGCAACTTAAAGACTGCGAGCTTGTATTAACAGAGCTAGGCAAGAGCGTAATGTCTGGAAAAGAGGACTGGGCCGAAAAGAAAGGGATCGATGAGTGGTATGGAGGGGTGCATCTGCAAGGTGTAGATCCGCGTTGGCGATGGAATTTGTCCTCGCAAACGATTCAATAA